The genomic stretch tatatatatatatatatatatatataataaaatataaaaattataattattgtaaAAAACTTCATTtactaattttatttatttattattattatttagttatttattttatcttattatttatgaatttatttttgttatcctaataaaaatatatattatatttataaggaAAATGGTTCTtggatatattttaaaataaaaaatttatataatgtccAAATGAATAGAATTGATATATCGAATTTTGATTTTCTATATGTAATAGGAAAAGGAACTTATGGTAATTTAATTACACATATCATAAGTATATACCTAAGAACATTTATAACATcgaatatgcatatataaataaataaataaatatatatatatatatatatatatatatatatatatatatatatatatatattttaattcgtAGGAATAGTATATAAGGCCttagataaaaaagaaaataactttgttgcaataaaaaaaattataaatctTTGTGATGAAAATTATGGAATAAGCAAATGTATATTAAGAGAGTTGACCATACTACAAAAAATCAaacacaaaaatataataagtatGTAAACTTTTTAAGAATAAcgcagaaaaaaaaaaataaaataaaataataaaataatacatcaATTGTGATATGGAAGTCTTGcaataaattaatacatatataaatatattattttattttattttttcccatCTTTTCAGATTTAAAATACGTTTTTTATGGAAAAGACATAGAAGATAAATTGAAAGGAGAAAACCTGGAAAATTCATGTTTATATTTggtaataaaaagaaaagaaaatggaAAGAATTTAtcctatataaaaatatgaatataaatataaaaatatatatatatatatatatatatatatatatttatttttcatatattaggCCTTCGAATATTGCGATAtagatttatttaatttaattaaaaagcataatttgaatattaaagaaataaagtatataatttttgaattattattgGCGTTAAGTTATTTTCattcaaataattatatacataggGATATAAAACCagaaaacatttttattacgTCTGAAGGGGAAATAAAATTAGGAGACTTAGGTATGTCTGTTGAAAAAAGTGACCACATGACACCTACTGTTGTAACCTTATGGTATAGAGCTCCAGAAATTTTATTGAAATCAACTAATTATGACCAGAAGGTTGATATATGGAGTTTGGGTTGTTTATTCATGGAATTAATACAGGGAAGGTATgataacaaatattataaaaacaatcacacacacatatatatatatatatatatatatatatatatatataattgttctGCATAATGAAATGACATTATtgatattcattttttatttattttttaagacCTTTATTTCCAGGAAAAAATGACTGCACTCAGGTATAATCCAAATgggcaatatatatatatatatatatatatatatatatatatatatatatttttatgtgtataatataaagttgtatatatttttaaaaatatgtatatatgtaatatatatttatatatttatatatgtcagCTAGAActgatttatttattacttgGTGATAAGGATAAATTAACAACTGTTGACAAAGAAAGAAAGGATATGTTTCCATATTTTGAGGTACGTAGAAATATTTcgagaaataaaaaaaatataaaatgaaaagataaaatataaaaactcaaattgatataatattaattaaaaaatatatatatatatatatttatatgtgtgtaattaaataaaaatctaTACCTTATTGTGAATACAGATATTTATTACTTCCTgaccttttattttttttttagataaatatgttaaaagATGCTATAGATGATGAACATACATTAGATTTAATTTCtaaaatgttaatatatgACCCTAACTACAGAATATCATCAAAAGAAGGTTAGTTCATGATGTGTAATTTATgagattatatataaatatatttctcattatttatttgcacacttatatcattatatatatatatatatatatttatttattatttattttttattgtgattatatttcatttaactacttttttcatatgtaattataataattacgtttttgttatttttatggTAGCTTTGAAGCATCCTTGTTTCCAGGACATTGAGCAAGTAAAATTctcttataatttttaaagcacaaattaaaataaaaaaaaaaaaaaaaggaaaaaaaattgaaaaaaaagatagaGAACATaagagaaatatatatatatatataataaaatatatatcttttcttattattattctttttttttattatttttttttattgtattgtatttttaaataactaTTCATATATTAGGATTGTTAtcctatataaaaaaatatatataccttaTGAAACATAATAAacttataaattttataatattcttaatatttacattttttatattatacctATTAATGATGTTCATAAATATAGTTaccataatattttatatctttatatatgaatttaaaatataatatatatatatatatatatatatatatatatatatatatatctaatttgtatataattattttgtaaattatttaaatttttttttttttttaaataatatgaatatttgtTAATAGTacttatacataatatatataaaaaaaaaaaaaaaaaaaaaaaaaaaaaggtaatatacgtataatatatatataatatattcttacGTATGTATCATTTAtgaatcataataatattctaaATTTACCTTCCGTTTTTGCTCGATCTTCTCATTTTCGTTTCAGCTTTTATCAATGATTTTTAATTATGTGTTTTTTAAGAACTTTGTACCAGTTGTTCTATACATTCtccttataatatatattaacttaAATGgcatgaataataaaaatcaaataaaaacagaaaaaatttatataaagaaattgaATAGGTTGTCAAGGAAAAATTCGTTATGTAgttctaaaaataaaatagcaTGCTTGTTCGATATAggaaatgatgataatagaAATACGACATATGGCTATAATGTGAAtgttaaaaatgatgatattaaTTCCTtactaaaaaataattatagtaataAATTGTACATGGATAAgaggaaaaatattaataatgtaatTAGTACTAATAAAATATCTGGGTCCATTTCAAATATTTGTAGTAGAaatcaaaaagaaaatgaacaaaaaagaaataaacaaAGATGTTTAACTCAATGTCACACTTATAATATGTCACATGAACAGGACAAACTAgctaatgataataataggaataataaaaagaattttaatttattatttataaattattttaatttgaaACGAATGAAAAATTCTCTTCTAAATAAAGACAATTTCTTTTActgtaaagaaaaaaaattgtcaTTTCTGCATAAGgcctataaaaaaaaaaattgcacttttcaaaattatagtttaaaaagaaaatctaATCGTGATTCACATAAATTGTTTTCTGGAGAATTTGAcgattatacaaataataatgctTTATATGAATccgaaaaaaaagaatacattacactaaataataataataaaaataataataataaaaataatgataataaaaataatgataataatgattataataataataatagttgtAATAATTTAGGAGAGAGATCCAatcattatgataattatggtggagataataataatccatgtaataataataatgacaaatATGATATAGGAAAATATTTCAAACAGATTAATAcctttattaatattgatgaatataaaactatatatggtgatgaaatatataaagaaatatatgaacTATATGTAGAAAGAAATATTCCTGAATATTATGAacgaaaatatttttcagaagatattaaaaagagTGTCCTATTTgatatagataaatataatgatgtcGAATTTGAAAAAGctataaaagaagaatttataaataatggagtttatattaataatatagataatacatattataaaaaagaaaatattttaataatgaaaaagatattacattatttcccattattaaaattaattaataatccATCAGATttaaaaaagttaaaaaaacaatatttaCCTTTATTAGCAcatgaattaaaaatatttttattttttattgtaaaTATAACAGGAGGTCATTTTTCCTCTGTTTTAAGCTCTTTAGAAAttcaattattattattgtatatttttaatcaACCATAtgataatgttatatatgatataggACATCAAGCATATGTACATAAGATATTGACCGGAAGAAAACTATTATTTCTATcattaagaaataaaaaaggtaTTAGTGGATTCctaaatatttttgaaagTATTTATGATAAATTTGGGGCTGGTCACAGTTCCACTTCATTAAGTGCTATACAAGGATATTATGAAGCCGAGTGGCAAGTGaagaataaagaaaaatatggaaatggAGATATAGAAATAAGTGATAACGCAAATGTCACGAATAATGAAAGGATATTTCAAAAAGGAATAcacaatgataataatattaacaataatattaataataataattatatcaaTCCTTCAGATGTGGTAGGAAGAGAAAATACGAATGTACCAAATGTACGAAATGATAACCATAACGTGGATAAAGTACACATTGCTATTATAGGAGATGGTGGTTTAACAGGTGGAATGGCATTAGAAGcgttaaattatatttcattcTTGAATtctaaaattttaattatttataatgataacGGACAAGTTTCTTTACCAACAAATGCCGTAAGTATATCAGGTAATAGACCTATAGGTTCTATATCAGatcatttacattattttgtttctAATATAGAAGCAAATGCTGgtgataataaattatcGAAAAATGCAAAAGAGAATAACATTTTTGAAAATTTgaattatgattatattggTGTTGTGAATGGTAATAATACAGAAGAGCTCTTTAaagtattaaataatataaaagaaaataaattaaaaagagcTACTGTTCTTCATGTACGTACAAAAAAATCGaatgattttataaattcaaaGAGTCCAATAAGTATATTGCACtctataaagaaaaatgagATTTTCCCTTTCGATACCACTATATTAAATGGAAATATTCATAAGGAGAACAAGATAGAAGAAGAGAAAAATGTGTCTTCATCTACAAAGTatgatgtaaataataagaataataaaaataatgataatagtgaaattataaaatatgaagataTGTTTTCAAAAGAGACGTTCAcagatatatatacaaatgaaatgttaaaatatttaaagaaagatagaaatataatattcctATCTCCCGCTATGTTAGGAGGATCAGGATTGGTTAAAATTAGTGAGCGTTATCCAAATAATGTATATGATGTAGGTATAGCAGAACAACATTCTGTAACTTTCGCAGCAGCTATGGCAATGaataagaaattaaaaatacaattatgtatatattcgaCCTTTTTACAAAGAGCATATGATCAAATTATACATGATCttaatttacaaaatataccTTTAAAGGTTATAATTGGAAGAAGTGGATTAGTAGGAGAGGATGGGGCAACACATCAAggtatatatgatttatctTATCTTGGGACACTTAACaatgcatatataatatctccAAGTAATCAAGTTGATTTGAAAAGAGCTCTTAGGTTTGCTTATTTAGATAAGGACCATTCTGTGTATATACGTATACCCAGAATGAACATATTAAGTGATAAGTACATGAAAGGATATTTGAACATTCATATGAAAAATGAGAGCAAAAATATCGATGTAAACGTGGATATAAACGATGATGTAGATAAATATAGTGAAGAATATATGGACgatgataattttataaaatcgtTTATTGGAAAATctagaattattaaaatggataatgaaaataataatacaaatgaacaTTATTCAAGCAGAGGAGATACacagacaaaaaaaaaaaaagtttgtATCTTTAACATGGGTAGTATGCTTTTTAATGTAATTAATGCTATAAAAGAAATTGAAAAAGAACAATATATTTCAcataattattctttttcaattgttgatatgatatttttaaatcctttagataaaaatatgatagatcatgtaataaaacaaaataaacatCAATATTTAATTACTTATGAAGATAATACTATAGGTGGTTTTTCTACACATttcaataattatttaatagaaaataattatataacaaaacataatttatatgttcataatatttatttatctaatGAGCCAATTGAACATGCATCTTTTAAGGATCAACAAGAAGTTGTCAAAATGGATAAATGTAGTCTTGTCAatagaattaaaaattatcttAAAAATAATCCTACATGATgtaagataaatatatatttctaaaattattttttttttatactttaatgtgtacaataaaatatatatctaaatatattttatttgtacgcttttttttttttttttttaattgttatttttgtatatatatatatatgtatgtatgtatgtatacatatgTCTTATGGTGATATAATTAtgttaccttttttttttttttttttttttttttttttttttatttttaaatgaatatttcattttatatagctttatctttttaatatttcataaaattttcaaaacatatatatattatttaaaaatttttatattatatatattcatttttctttcCCTTCTCCTTCATGTGTATAAATGTTTTAAACTAATTTGTACatagttatttatatttaatttttcattttcaaaattatatgtacCGTATAAGTTATAttctataatataaaatgtatggAAATTAGAGCAACAATGTTTTTGTaaacatttttcttttttgtaattgttttcatatatatgaataaatttattGGGGTAAATAAAGCATAACTCTCTCtctctctatatatatatatatatatatatatatattataatatatatattactaaaatcatgtcatataaaatattattttattcttcccttttttaaaattttacatgtacaatatatataatatattatatatttattttatactttataaaattatttatttaattaatttacaaaaaatagaatattttatatatatatatatatatatatatatatatatatatatattatataatatgtacaaaagaaatataatattatatatatatatatatataataataatgttataaatttttttttttttgtatcttTCTTTTCAATTTGTAAacgtatataaaatattatatatatatatatatatatatatatataatattgtaagcttatttttatacgttttaattttttaaaataaaagttaagcgttaacatattttaaattctATCAAttgtgaaaaaataaatattttataaatataaatgtattatatccatatatattatatatattaatatatatatatatatatatatatatatatatatatatatatatatatatatatgtatatatttatatgaatatatttatattttatttattacttttttttttttttttttttttttatttatttccttataatttattcattcattattaatttgttttatatataataatttttgttaatttttttaatattttaaaaagatgTTACTTTCTACAGAACAGTTAATAATGTGAACGTTTATTATATTACCCACATTATAGTTTTTgctaattaaaaaaattaaaaaaattaacaaataatataatacatatctTATAAAcaaagataaataaataaataaatatatatatatatatataattaccattttgtttttaatttgtgATAGCTTTTTGTTCCTTGTTTGTTCATACTTTTCTAATATGTTCTTTTGAAAATATGAGGAacagaagaaaaaagaatgGTAAGAATAAACAAAAGGGGAAGAGAAAAAATGATAGGTTAGGAAAGATTAAACGGAAAAAAGTAGTagatataaaagaagagAAAGGAAATGATAATGAGAAGAGATTAGAAGTGTCCTTTTATGGATAccgaaatatatatttaaaagatattcataattttatagTAAATTTAAGGCTtgggaaatatatatttaaaaatgaattatttgatataaagaataatgattgtttaaataatttaattatggTTATTGTACCAAATTTATCAAATTATTGTGTAAAAGATATATCAACAGATaatgtttttaataaattacaaaGGAATAATAATTTCCGAAAAATACATTCAGAAAgttgtttaaaaaaatattataataatattatattaaaagcaTTAAGTGTGTCTGTTTTAAAAcagaggaaaaaaaattacacacaacaaatttttaatttaaataaatatttattaactaAAGAACAAATggcattaaataaatatcctACTGAAAATATGGAtgagtatataaatatgaatgatataGAATATGTTAAAAACGACAAAAATATTCGTGATATAAAATCTTATTTAACAGAAACAATGAATTCTATAAATGTTCttcatatgaataatgaCTGTTCAGTTAAGgagaataaaaagaataaaataaatatgtcacatgttatgaataatataaataatgatcaaTATAATTTTAGTAATATGGAATGTAACAATGAaaatcatattaataatggaACTAtagaaaatgaacaaaataatttcgaaagacaaaatatttttactcAAGAACACATTCAAATATATGCAGATATTTtggaaaaattaataaaagcaTCCCATacgaaaaaatatgaaaacaaTACAACTACAGATTGTAATATGGCGAATATGGAATCGtcaaaaaaacatatatcatcagaaaatataaataatgaaaatggtgaaaaaagaaaaaagaaaaagaatgaacaaaatgatgataatttgAATCATTTAAATTTAGGTAATCTAGTAAGTcacaaaataaatgaaatgtACAATGAAAATAGAAATATGGATGAGAAGATAGAaacaaataacaataatgataatcatAGTGATAATCATAGTGATAATCATAATGATAATCATAGTGATAATCATAATGATAATCATAGTGATAATCATAATGATAATCATAGTGATAATCATAATggtaatcataataatgatatgggGTTTCGTGGTGAAAATATGGATAAATgcaatgatataaaaaaaattattgatGAAAATAACTCGTGCGATGAAGAGAATTTAATAGATGAAACCAATTATGGAGAATTCGatttagataatatatatagtatagaTTGTGAAATGTGTGAAACAACCAACCATCAAAGGGAATTAACCAAAATTACCGTAGTAGACgcttatatgaatattatatatgattctTATGTTATTCctgataataaaattacaaaTTATTTAACTTTATATTCAGGAATTAATGAAAGTACATTAGAAAATGTAACTACGAAATTAAAAGATGTACAagaacatttaaaaaaatttcttaATAAAAAATCTATACTTATAGGACATTCTTTAGAAAATGATTTACATGCTCTAAAAATAGCTCATAATTATGTTATTGACACATCAATCATATATTGTAATTCAGGTTACTATCCCAAACCATCTTTATTTCAACTTTCAAAGAAACacttgaatattattatgaagaGAGAAAATGGACATAATTCTATAGACGACGCAAAAATTAGTATGTT from Plasmodium falciparum 3D7 genome assembly, chromosome: 13 encodes the following:
- a CDS encoding protein kinase 6, whose protein sequence is MNRIDISNFDFLYVIGKGTYGIVYKALDKKENNFVAIKKIINLCDENYGISKCILRELTILQKIKHKNIINLKYVFYGKDIEDKLKGENLENSCLYLAFEYCDIDLFNLIKKHNLNIKEIKYIIFELLLALSYFHSNNYIHRDIKPENIFITSEGEIKLGDLGMSVEKSDHMTPTVVTLWYRAPEILLKSTNYDQKVDIWSLGCLFMELIQGRPLFPGKNDCTQLELIYLLLGDKDKLTTVDKERKDMFPYFEINMLKDAIDDEHTLDLISKMLIYDPNYRISSKEALKHPCFQDIEQVKFSYNF
- a CDS encoding exoribonuclease, putative; its protein translation is MRNRRKKNGKNKQKGKRKNDRLGKIKRKKVVDIKEEKGNDNEKRLEVSFYGYRNIYLKDIHNFIVNLRLGKYIFKNELFDIKNNDCLNNLIMVIVPNLSNYCVKDISTDNVFNKLQRNNNFRKIHSESCLKKYYNNIILKALSVSVLKQRKKNYTQQIFNLNKYLLTKEQMALNKYPTENMDEYINMNDIEYVKNDKNIRDIKSYLTETMNSINVLHMNNDCSVKENKKNKINMSHVMNNINNDQYNFSNMECNNENHINNGTIENEQNNFERQNIFTQEHIQIYADILEKLIKASHTKKYENNTTTDCNMANMESSKKHISSENINNENGEKRKKKKNEQNDDNLNHLNLGNLVSHKINEMYNENRNMDEKIETNNNNDNHSDNHSDNHNDNHSDNHNDNHSDNHNDNHSDNHNGNHNNDMGFRGENMDKCNDIKKIIDENNSCDEENLIDETNYGEFDLDNIYSIDCEMCETTNHQRELTKITVVDAYMNIIYDSYVIPDNKITNYLTLYSGINESTLENVTTKLKDVQEHLKKFLNKKSILIGHSLENDLHALKIAHNYVIDTSIIYCNSGYYPKPSLFQLSKKHLNIIMKRENGHNSIDDAKISMFLALKKMSEFDSNEFSTFYEALPTFFNKDNFVQVKNSILCEEDICYKYEKSLCIFDSKNKYIEERIPKNFLKNSFYCVCENDEECTENLIMNIKNENKLKNYILILRDYENLCNDKIFNCIQNVHNSNFKIEDSEKIFEIPSRVETNEVLKKISANIEKIYSNMSKNDVLILLSFNNNYLAEEKVKETYFLAKDIFYSNADMEEKINNIKDKINSLQKIINKKKNNNEVINYSFYEFQDLLLNYDKFVLNYLIENKNNDKNIYIINSLTNLKNILNINSKKKEFNGWFSLLLKN
- a CDS encoding 1-deoxy-D-xylulose 5-phosphate synthase yields the protein MIFNYVFFKNFVPVVLYILLIIYINLNGMNNKNQIKTEKIYIKKLNRLSRKNSLCSSKNKIACLFDIGNDDNRNTTYGYNVNVKNDDINSLLKNNYSNKLYMDKRKNINNVISTNKISGSISNICSRNQKENEQKRNKQRCLTQCHTYNMSHEQDKLANDNNRNNKKNFNLLFINYFNLKRMKNSLLNKDNFFYCKEKKLSFLHKAYKKKNCTFQNYSLKRKSNRDSHKLFSGEFDDYTNNNALYESEKKEYITLNNNNKNNNNKNNDNKNNDNNDYNNNNSCNNLGERSNHYDNYGGDNNNPCNNNNDKYDIGKYFKQINTFINIDEYKTIYGDEIYKEIYELYVERNIPEYYERKYFSEDIKKSVLFDIDKYNDVEFEKAIKEEFINNGVYINNIDNTYYKKENILIMKKILHYFPLLKLINNPSDLKKLKKQYLPLLAHELKIFLFFIVNITGGHFSSVLSSLEIQLLLLYIFNQPYDNVIYDIGHQAYVHKILTGRKLLFLSLRNKKGISGFLNIFESIYDKFGAGHSSTSLSAIQGYYEAEWQVKNKEKYGNGDIEISDNANVTNNERIFQKGIHNDNNINNNINNNNYINPSDVVGRENTNVPNVRNDNHNVDKVHIAIIGDGGLTGGMALEALNYISFLNSKILIIYNDNGQVSLPTNAVSISGNRPIGSISDHLHYFVSNIEANAGDNKLSKNAKENNIFENLNYDYIGVVNGNNTEELFKVLNNIKENKLKRATVLHVRTKKSNDFINSKSPISILHSIKKNEIFPFDTTILNGNIHKENKIEEEKNVSSSTKYDVNNKNNKNNDNSEIIKYEDMFSKETFTDIYTNEMLKYLKKDRNIIFLSPAMLGGSGLVKISERYPNNVYDVGIAEQHSVTFAAAMAMNKKLKIQLCIYSTFLQRAYDQIIHDLNLQNIPLKVIIGRSGLVGEDGATHQGIYDLSYLGTLNNAYIISPSNQVDLKRALRFAYLDKDHSVYIRIPRMNILSDKYMKGYLNIHMKNESKNIDVNVDINDDVDKYSEEYMDDDNFIKSFIGKSRIIKMDNENNNTNEHYSSRGDTQTKKKKVCIFNMGSMLFNVINAIKEIEKEQYISHNYSFSIVDMIFLNPLDKNMIDHVIKQNKHQYLITYEDNTIGGFSTHFNNYLIENNYITKHNLYVHNIYLSNEPIEHASFKDQQEVVKMDKCSLVNRIKNYLKNNPT